DNA sequence from the Burkholderia pyrrocinia genome:
GGTGTCGATGTCCTCGCTCACGCAAGCCGCAGCGAGCGCTGCCAGGTCACTCGCCCCGCTCCATGGGCGCGGCGCGCAATGCGCGAGCAGTTCGCCGAGCAGATGGCCGAACGCACGGACCTCCAGCCGTTCGAGCCGGGTGCCATGCCGTGCATCGCTCGTGTCGTAGAACGATGCCGCACCGAAGTCGCCCAGCAGCGCGCCGCCCTCGCCGTCGTGCAGGATGTTGTGCGCATACAGGTCGCCGTGCATGATGCCGCGCGCGTGCAGATGGCGTGCGGCCGACGCGATGCCGTGTGCGATCCGCACGGCCTCTTCCGGCTCGAATCGCGCGTCGGCCGCATACACGTCGCGCGTGCAGGTTGCGAAGCTCGGCGGCCCGGCCAGGTTCGCGAGCGCCGGATCGACCAGTTCCATCACGAGGCCGTGCGTGCCGTCCGGATGACCGCGCACCTTGCCGATCACCGGGATCACGTTCGGGTGGCGGCCGGCGTGCAGGCACGCGGCCATTTCACAGTCGGGCAGCCCGTCGCTCGTCACCGCGCCCTTGAACAGCTTGACCGCGACCGCGCGCGGCGCATGACCGTCCGCACGCCATTGCGCGCGGTAAATGACGCCCGACGCGCCTTCGCCCAGCTTCTGCTCGCACGAGAGCGACGCCCAGTCGACGTCCGCGACCTCCGGCCCGGCCGACGCCGCGGCTTCCGGCGCGGCGCTGAACGGATTGCCTGAGTATGCGAGCCACGCAAGGCGCGGCAGGCGCGGCAACCAGTCGGGCAGTTCGTCCAGCCGGTTCGCCGACAGGCGCACCAGTTCGAGCGCACGGCATGCGGCCATTTCGGCAGGCAGCGCGCGCAGCCGGTTGCCCGCGAGCATCAGCTTCTGCAATCGCGAGCAGCCGCCGATCTCGGCGGGCAGTGCATCGATTTCGTTGTCGGTGAGGATCAGCCAGCGCAGCGCGCGCGGCAGCGATCCGTGCGGCACCGTGCGAATCCGGTTCGCCTTGAAGCCGATCATGTCGAGCTGCGCACACGCGCCGAGCACCTCGGGGAAGGCGGTGAAGCGGTTGCCCGACGCGAACAGGATGCGCAGGCGGTGCAGCCGCGACAGGTCGTCGGGCAGCGCGGCGAGCGCATTGCCGGACAGGTCGAGCACTTCGAGCGTGTCGGCCAGATCGAAAATCTCGCGCGGAAATTCGGTCAGCCCGCACGCGAGCTTGAGTTGCCGGGCGCCCGACAGTTGTCCGGCCTGCAGTTGTTCGAGAGTGGTGGTCACTGGGAGAAAACGGGTTGCGGTTGCGATGATCGTCGGACCGATCGCCCGAATTCTACCGGGATCGCTTTCTCGCACACCGCAACCGTGTCATACCCCCTTCACAAACGCGCAATGTGACGCTAGAATTGCGCCCCTTGCAGTGCAGTGCCGACGTGGTGAAATTGGTAGACACGCTATCTTGAGGGGGTAGTGGCGAAAGCTGTGCGAGTTCGAGTCTCGCCGTCGGCACCAGATGATGCGGTTTCTCCGCGTTTCGAGCATTTTCAAAAACCCGCGACAGCGCATGGCCTCGCGGGTTTTTTGTTTTTATCGCGCTCGACGACACGATGCCGATGCAAGCCCGGCGCGCACCGGGAAATTCAACGCGGGACGGATCTGCCCCAAGCACCTCGGCACACCCCGCTACGCCAGCAACAGAAAATTGCGAACGACCGCCGACGGCTCGTCGCATCGCGACGCAATGGCCAGCCTTGCACGCAGCGCATTACCCGCGAACGGCCGATAGACGACCCCGGCGACCTGCACCTGCGTAATCGCCTTCGGCACGACCGACACGCCCAGTCCGGCCGCGACCAGCGTCACCGCGGACGCGATCTGCGGCGCGGGTTGCGCCATCCGCGGCTCGAATCCTGCGGCATTGCATGCGGCGACGATGTCGTCGAACAGCGCGCTGCCGGCCTCCCGAGGCACTTGCACGAACGACTCGTCGGCCAGCTCGGCCAGATCGATGCGCCGACGCTGCGCCAGCCGATGCGCGACGGGCAGCGCGACATACATCGGCTCCTCGTCCCAGTCGGTCACCCGCAACGTCGCGGCGACACGGCGTTCCGGCCGCACGATCGCGACGTCGAGGCGCCCGGCATCCAGCTCGTCCAGCAAGACGCCCGAGGTCGCTTCCTGCAACGTCAGCTCCGCATCCGGAAACGCCTCCCGAAAGCGGCGAATCAGATCCGACACTTTCGAATTGAACGCCGCCGTCCCGGTGAAGCCGACCCGCAGATGGCCGGTTTCCCCGCGCGCAGCCCGCCTTGCCGCCCGTGCTGCACGCTCGGCATCGTCGAGCACGCGGCGCGCCTCTTCCGCGAAGACCTCGCCCGCCAGCGTCAGCTCGGCGCCGCGCGCGGTCCGCTTGAACAGCTCCACGCCGAGTTCGCTCTCGAGCGCCTTGATCTGCTGGCTCAACGGCGGCTGACCGATGCCGAGCGTTTCGGCAGCCTTGGTGAAATTCGACGTGGCCGCCACGGCCAGAAAGTATCGGAGATGCCTGAGTTCCATTCGCTACGTGACCTCGCGGTGAGCCGGGCTGGCTCGTCAGCCAGTGGTTAAACATATCGCTACGGTTTCTTTCATATATTGGACATATACATGACGGTGCGCAAGAATTCAGGCATTCCAACGCACATCGAGTGCACCCATGTCCTCCCCCTCGATTTCCCGATCCATGCCCGGAACGCAGAACGCCGCGCCCGATGCGCTACCTGCCGGCGTTTCCCCGCGCTCGGCCGCGTACAAGCGCATCGCGCTGGCGCTCTTCCTCGCCGGCTTTTCCACCTTCTCGCTGCTGTACTGCGTCCAGCCGCTGCTTCCCGCGTTCGCACGGGAGTTCGGGCTGGGCGCGGCATCGAGTTCGCTGTCGTTGTCGCTGTCGACCGGGATGCTGGCGGTCTCGATTTTGTGCGCCGGCGCACTGTCCGAACGCGTCGGACGACGCGGGCTGATGTTCGCGTCGATGACGTTGGCCGCACTGTTCAATGTGCTCGCCGCGCTGTCGCCCAACTGGAACCTGCTGCTGGTCTGGCGTGCGCTCGAAGGTTTCGCGCTGGGCGGCGTCCCGGCGGTCGCGATGGCCTATCTCGCCGAAGAAATCGCGTCCGACGGGCTCGGTTTCTCGATGGGGCTCTATGTCGGCGGCACCGCGTTCGGCGGCATGGTCGGCCGGATCGGCATGAGCGCACTGGAAGAGCACTTCTCGTGGCGGACGGCGATGCTGACGATCGGCGTCGTCGATCTCGTCGCGGCAGTTGCCTTCGTGATGCTGCTGCCGCAATCGCGACGCTTCGTGAAGCGCACCGATCTGACGCTGCGCCACCATTTGCGGCTGTGGAACGCGCAACTGCGTCACGCGCGGCTGCCGTTCGTGTTCGCGATCGGCTTCCTGGTGATGGGCGCGTTCGTGACGATCTACAACTACGCAGGGTTCCGGCTCACCGCGGCCCCTTTCAACCTGAGCTCGACCCAGTGCGGCCTGATCTTCGGCGCCTACCTGTTCGGGATGGTGTCGTCATCGAGCGCCGGCGCGCTCGCCGACCGTGTCGGGCGCGCACCGGTGCTTGTCAGCGGCATTCTCGTATTCGCGGCGGGCCTCGCGCTGACGCTGTCGCACTCGCTCGTCGCGATCGTCGTCGGCATCGTGCTCGTCACGATCGGCTTCTTCGTCGCCCATGCGGTCGCGAGCGGCTGGGTCGGCCAGCTCGCGGGATCCGCGAAGGGGCACGCCGCATCGCTGTACCTGCTTGCGTACTATCTCGGGTCGAGCGTGCTCGGTTCGGTCGGCGGGTCGTTCTGGCAACACGGCGCGTGGGCGAGCGTCGCCGCGTATGTCGCGGTGCTGCTCGCTCTCGGGTTGCTGGCTGCACGGCGATTGGCACGCGCGTAAAGGACGTTGCGGGCGCGGCGGGCACTGCAATGTGCGGGCAGTTGTCGGACCCGCGTCGAACAGGTGCCGGAGCCGGGTTCGACGAACGGGCGCGTCCGGCACGGCAAGCATCGTTCATTCCGGACACGACTGCTGGCGGTACGACCCGAGCGCCAGCAGTCGCTGTGCGCGCAGCACGACAGGACGGTCGATCATCTTCCCGTCGATGGTGATGACCGCGCCGTTTTCGCGCGACACAGCGTCCATGACCCGGGCAGCCCAGTCGAGTTCGTGATCGCCGGGCCCGTAACAGGCATGCACGGCCGCGATCTGCTTCGGATGAATGCAAAGCTTCGCGCCGAAGCCGTGCTGCTTCCCGTTTCGCGTGTCGGCGCTCAGTCGATCCGTATCGTGGATATCCGCTGTCACGCCGTCGACCGGCGATTCGATTTCCGCCACACGCGACACCAATGCGAGTTGCGTGCGGTACGGATTCAGCGCTGCGCCGGGGTCATCGGTACCCATATCGGCAATGAAATCCAGCGTGCCGAACATCAATCGCGCGACACACGGCGCCTTCGCGATTTCCAGCGCCGACCACATTCCGCGAGCGGTTTCGATCAACGGGAAAATCGGGATCCGGCGCCGGGCCCTTCTCACGACCTCGACAATGTCATCCGGCCCCTCGGCCTTCGGCACGACTATCCCGGCGATGCCGTCCAGCGCGCCGATCATCGCGTCGTGCTCGAACCATGGCGTTCCTCGCCCGTTGACACGCACCAGGACCGGGCGACTGCGCGACGCCCACGCGGCGACGTTCTCTCGCGCGACGTCCTTCGCAGCGGGTTCGACCGCGTCCTCGAGATCGACGATGACCGCGTCGGCACCGCTCGACAGGGCGCCCGGAAACCGTTCCGACCTATTTCCCGGGACAAACAGATAAGACTGAGGAGTCCATACCGATGAGGATGACATTTCCGATTCCTGTATCCGGATACTTATTTCAATGACGAACCGCCAACGCTGCCTTGCGCGTTGCTCCGCCCCAGATAGAGTGCCGCCACGGCGCTCACGAACGACATGAAGGCCAGGTAGCCTGCGACCGCGTAGACCGTGTGGAACGTCTCGTAGAGCCAGAGAGAGATCATCGGCGCGGGGCCTCCCGCGATGATCGAAGCGCCTTGATAGCCCAGCGAGGCTCCGCTATAGCGGATATGTGCAGGGAACGACTCCGCGATGAACGACGCCTGGGATCCGTACATCGAAGCGTGAACCACCATGATGATGACCGTCCCCGCGACCACCGCTGCGGGAAGCCGCGTATTGAGCATCGCAAAGTACGGGAACGCGAAAAGCATCATGCAGATCGCGCCCGCCGTATAGGTTCTGGCCCGGCCGATGCGATCGGCGATGTAGCCGAAGAACGGCAACGCGAAGCAGGCGACGACTGCCGCGATCAGCACTGCATTGAGAATGAATTCTTTCCCGAGTGCAAGGTTCTTCGACCCGTACAACACCGCGAACGTCGTCAGCATGTAGAAGGCGGTCTGCTCGCTCGGCCGAATCAGCGCCGACAACAGGATCGCGCGCCACTCCGTCCGGATCGCCTCCCCGAGCGGTCCCTTCGATCGATCCGCTTGCTTGTTCGCCTCGATGAAATCCGGCGTCTCCGGCACGCCAAACCGGATCAGCAGGCCGACGAGCAGCAGTACACCGCTCGCGAGGAACGGAATCCGCCAGCCATAGTCGAGCAGCGCATCGCCGGACCAATGGCTGCATGCGCTCCACACGATCACCGAGACCACCAGACCGAGCGGCACGCCGATATTGGGCAGGGATGCCATGAAGCCGCGCCGCTTGCCGGTATGCGACTCCATCGACAGCAGCACCGCGCCGCCCCACTCGCCGCCGACGCCGATACCCTGCAGAAAGCGTAGCGCCACGAGCAACCAGGCCGCGAGCGGACCGAGCGTCTCCGCTGTCGGCAACAAACCCACGGCGAGTGTCGCGATGCCCATCAGGCTCAGGGTGGCGACGAGCGTGGACTTCCGCCCTACTCGATCGCCCATGTGACCGAACAGCGCCCCGCCGAGCGGACGCGAAACGAATCCGACGAAGATCGTTGCAAACGACGCCATCAAGCCGTCGGCACTGCCGTGCGCGAAAAACAGCTTCGGGAACACGAGCGCCGCGGCGGTACCGTAGATGAAGAAGTCGTACCATTCGATCGTCGTGCCGATGACGCTCGCGAGCGCGGCCCTGCGCTCGATGCGGCGAGCTGCGCCGACGTCGCCCGACGGCGATGTATACGGGATGGATTGCTGTTGCATCGTCTGTCTCCTGATTTTTTTTGAATCGAATCGCGTCGTAAGCCGGGCGACTCAGAAAGTGGCTTCGGCGCGCATCGACACGCTGCCGTCCGGTAACGCAACCCACAGCACGAGCCGATCGCCGTCGTTCGCGGCGTTGAGGGTCAGCGCGTTGCCGAGAATCGACGGCTTCAGGCCGCGATAGCCGAATGCTTTAACGGGTCTGCCGCTCACCTCCTCCGCGAACGCCGCAAGCCATGTCGCATTCAGCGGGCCATGAATCACGAGGTTCGGATAGCCTTCGACTTCGCGGCAATAATCGGCGTCGTAATGAATGCGGTGTCCGTTGAACGTCAGCGCCGAATAGCGAAACAGCATCGTGGAATCCGGCTCGATCCGGCGGCTGCGCTGCGCGACCGGCATCTCGACATTGGCCGCCGCGGAACCGGCGCCCGTCGCGCCCTTGTAGACGATGTCGTGATACTCGGTGAGCACCCGGTTACCTTCGTGCAGCAACTCGTGCAGCACCTTCACGAACACGAGCTCGCCGCTGCGTCCCTGCTTGTGGTCGACCGACACCACCGTGGACCGCTTTTCGACGCGGGCATCGAGCGGCGCGGGGGCATGGAATTCGAGTTGCCCTCCCGCCCACATGCGATTAGGCAACGTCACCGGCGGCAGGAAGCCGCCGCGTGCCGGATGTCCGTCACGGCCCAGCGCGATCGGCGGCTCGCCACTAAGGAAGTACAACCAGTGCCACAGCGGGGGCAACGCCGCACCTTCGACGAGATCGGACTGAGGCCACCCAAGCGTCGCCGCCATCAAGCGTGCGTGGCGAGACGACAGAATGTCGTGATCGGTTCGGGATTTGCCCACCCACTCGCGCAGATGTCCAATGTCGACCGTGCTCATGCGACCACCCCCAGGCGTGCCATGGAAAATTCGGCCCGCAGCAGCTCGCTGTGCTCGCCGAGCCCGGGCGCGGACGCGAAATGCCCGGCATCCCACGGCGCCTGCACCGCGGGGGCGATCATCTGCAATGCGCCGCCGCCGACTGCCATTGGCCAGGTCCGCAGCGCCGGATGCCGCGCCATCTGTGCAACCGATCGCACCTGACCGTAGGCCGTGTTCGAATCCGCGAGACGCGCCAGCGCTTCGTCGACGTCGATCGTCGCAAACGCGTCCGCGATGATCCGGTCGAGCGCTTCGCGATGGCGGACGCGTTCCGTGTTCGATGCGAAGCGCGGGTCGGTGCCGAGCTCCGGCCGCCGCATGAAACGCACGCAGAATTGCTGCCACTCGCGCTCGTTCTGGATGCTGATCACGATATCGTTCGCATCGCGCGTGGTGAATGCGCCGTACGGCGCGATCGACGGGTGCTTGAGACCCAGGCGCTTCGGCGCGCCCTTCCCGTAAACCTCGTGCAGATAGGGAATCGACATCCAGTCCGCGGCACCGTCGAACAACGACACCGACACCCCCGATCCGCGCCCGGTCCGCTCGCGCAGCGCCAGCGCCGACAGGACGGCGATGGTCGCGTTCATGCCCGCGCCGATGTCGCAGATCGATACGCCGATGCGCCCGCAAGCGTCCGGCGCGCCGCTGATGCCGGCAAGGCCGCTTTCGCATTGGACGAGCAGGTCGTACGCTTTCAGATTGCTCGCTTCGTTATCGGTGCCGTAGCCGCTGATATCGCACGTAATCAGACGCGGGTAACGCTCGCGCAGGGAATCGCTGCCGAAGCCGGCCCGGGCCAGCGCACCCGGCGCGAGATTCTGGACGAACACGTCGGCGCCGGCGAGCATGCGATGCAGCAGTTCGGCATCCTCCGTATTCTTGAAGTCCAGCACGATGGACTCCTTGCCGCGGTTGGTCCACACGAAATACGACGCCTGCCCGTTGGCCGCATCGTCGTAGCCGCGTGCGAAGTCGCCCTCCGCGCGCTCGACCTTGATCACGCGTGCGCCCATTTCGGCGAGCCGGCCCGTGCACAGCGGTGCGGCCAGTGCCTGCTCGATCGCGACGACGACGAGCCCCTCGAGCGGCCGGCTCGCCGATGCATCGTTCCTGATCCCGTTCATTCGTGTCTCCTCCTTGCCAGTTTGCAAGGTCGAGTATCGATGAACGGGCGGAACGGATACAGCGAGCTTTTACGAACGATCCGTTCGAATTTGACGAAACCTCTGGCTTCATCCGTCAGCACAACGCCCTTTATTTCGTCGATGCTATGCTTTTTCCACGTGTATTTTCGAATTCTTCGAATGGTATGACATACGACCTGACTGACCTGAAGGTGTTTCTGGCGATCGCGGAGGAAGAAAACGTGTCGCGTGGCGCAGAGCGATGCCATCTGGCCGCATCGTCCGCCAGCTTGCGGATGAAGAACCTCGAAGAAACGCTCGGCGTCACGCTGCTGACTCGCCAGGCAAGAGGCGTCACGCTGACGCCGGCAGGTCGCGTGTTTCGCGAGCACGCGGGACGATGTCTGGCCCAGCTCGAACAGATGCATGCCGATTTGCGGCCTTTCTCGCTCGGCATGTCGGGACACGTAACGGTTTTCGCGAACAACAACGCAATCAGCACCCATCTGCCAGGCGACCTCGCGCGCTTCTTCGCGGCCTATCCGAATGTCCGGATCACGCTGGAAGAGCGCACGAGTCACGACATCGTGGCCGCGGTCGTTGCCGGTCGCGCGGAAGTCGGCGTGGTCGCACTCGAGACCGAGCATCCAGCGCTGGCGTTCCTACCCTATCGGAAAGACCAGCTCGTCCTGCTCACGCCGATCAAACATCCGCTCGCGGCGCAGCCGTCGGTCGGCTTTCGTCAATGCCTTGGTCATCCGTTCATCAGTCTGCAATCGGGCGCGGCACTGCATACGTTCCTGATGAATCACGCCGCGGCGCTCGGCGGACGCCTGGACGTTCGCGTCCAGGTTTCCGGGTATCGCGCGATCTCCCGACTGGTCGCATCCGGCGCCGGCATCGGCATCGTGCCGCGAACGGCCATCGAACCGGGCGATCATGAACAGTTCGCCATCGTCGAACTCGAAGAACCCTGGTCGCAACGGGACCTGCGGGTCTGCGTACCGCGCAATCCGGGCGACAAGAATATCTACCGCGACAAACTCGTCGAGATCCTCTGCGACACGCGACACGACTCGATCGTCGCGCCGGCCCCATAGCGGACTGCATGCGGTCCGAACGCTCGCGCTTACTGTCCGCCGCCCGCCTCGACGCACCGCGTCAACCGCCGGGCGCATGGAATTCGGCGATGGCTTTCCACATCAATACCGGGTTCGAATACATCGGGAAATGCCCGCAATCCGGAATTTCGGACAGCACGACACCCTGCGCCTCGATAGCGCTCAAGTACGAAAGCGACGCGTTCTGCTCGCCGTACATGAACATCCGCGGAAACGGCAGCCCGAGGAATTTGCGCATCAGGTCGCCGTGGTCGGACAGATCGACCATCGAACGGAAGATCCCGCCGACGGCGTCGGCCCGCACCTTGTGACGCAGGCTGGCCGAATACAGCGCGCTCGCATAGGCCGGCGCGCGACGGGTTCGCTCGATGAAATCGTCGAGGAAGCGGTCTGCGCTATCGCGCGGATGGTCGGCGATCTGGCGGCTCAGGAAACAATCCTCGGGGGCAATGTTCCCTTCGATGTCGACGAAGCTCAGCACGCGCTCCGGATACCGGTGCGCGAGCATCAGCGCCGTCAGCCCGCCCATCGAATGACCGACCAGATGGAATCGCTCGAAGCCCATCCGGTCGATCACGTTCAACGCCGTTTCGACGAGAAACGGGATCGAGATCTTCGACAGGTCCGCGCATCGCGTTTCCCCGCAACCCGGCGCGTCATAAGCGACGAAGGGCCGATCGTCGAATGTGCGGTGGCGCACGATATCCGCGTAGTCTTCCTTCGTCGAACCGAAGCCGTGGAGGAACACGATCGGCGTCTTGTGGCCGCCGCGATAAATGGCCGAAACGTCCAGTGCGGTGTTGTCGACGGCGAACGAAAACCGCGACGGGGAAAATTCGTCAGTCATCCAGTCGATTCCCGAGTAGAGGTGGCATAGCGCGCGCCTCGGCGCGACATGCGCCGACCGAGGCGGGACTGCCGGAACCGGACAACGACGTTCAGCCCGCCAGCGTCCGGCAGAAGTCCTGGACCGCCGTGCACGCGCGTTGCAACGACGGGTCGTCCAGCGCATAAGCGATCCGGATGTACGGACCCAGTCCGAAAGCACTGCCGTGCACGGTGGCGACGCCTGCTTCGTCGAGCAATGCGTTCACCACGTCTTCGTCGCTTTCGAGTCGCACGCCCGCACGTGTCGTCTTGCCGATCAGCGCTGCGCACGACGCGAACGCATAGAACGCGCCCTGCGGGACGTCGCACCGCAATCCCGGCGCCTGGTTGAGCTGTTCGACGACGAGATCGCGACGGCGCTGGAATGCAGCGCGGGAGTGCACGATGAAATCCTGCGGCCCGGTCAGCGCGGCCAATGCGGCGTGCTGCGAAATCGTCGACGCACCGGACGTCTGCTGCCCCTGAAGCTTCTCCATCGCATCGATCAGCCAGCGCGGCCCGGTACCGAAACCGATGCGCCAGCCCGTCATCGCATAGGCCTTGGACACGCCGTTCATCGTCAGCACGCGTTCGCGCAGGCGCGGCTCGACCTGCGCGATCGTGAAAAATTCGATGCCGTCGAAAATCAAGTGCTCATAGATATCGTCGGACAGCACCAGCACATGCGGATGCGCGAGCAGAACGTCGGCAAGCGCCTGCAGTTCCGCGCGGCTGTATACCGCACCCGTCGGATTGGACGGCGAGTTCAGGATCAGCCAGCGCGTGCGCGGCGTGATCGCCGCTTGCAGCGCGTCCGGCGTGAGCTTGAAGCCGCTTTCCGCACCGCAGGCGACAGCAACGGATCGGCCGCCGCAAAGCTGCACGATCTCCGGATAGCTGACCCAGTACGGCGCCGGAACGATGACTTCGTCGCCTTCGTTCAGGGTCGCGGCCAGCGCATTGAAGATCACCTGCTTGCCGCCGCTGCAGACGAGCGTGTCGCGCCAGTCCACGTCGAGCCCGTTCTCGCGACGGAACTTGTCGGCAATCGCTTCACGCAACGCGCGCAGCCCAGCCACCTGCGTATAGCGCGTGTGGCCGGCACGGATCGCCGTGATGCCGGCCTCGCGCACGTGCTCGGGCGTATCGAAGTCCGGCTCGCCGGCGCTCAGCGAGATCACCGCGGCACCGCTGGCACGCCGTGCGGCCACGCGGTCCATCACCTTGTAGGTGGCCGACGGGCGTGCCGCGGCCAGGAAGCGGTTCAGCGTGTCGATCGGTGCGTTCATCGCGCGGCCCGCCAGTTCGTCAGGCCCATCAGGTCCAGCGTGCTGCGGCCTGCGCGCAACGCGTCCATCATCCGCGCTTCCTTGTCGGCGCGCGCCTGCCCTTGGGTCAGCGTCCGTTCGACATGGGCCATCGGGATCACGAGGACGCCGTCATCGTCCGCGACGACCAGATCGCCGGCCGCCACCGGCGTGCCGGCAAAGCTGAGCGGCTGCCCGACCGAAGGCGCGCTCGCCTTGATCGTGCCGCGCATCGATATGCCGCGCGTGAATACCGGAAAGCGCCGCACAACCAGCGCCGCGATGTCGCGCACGCCGCCGTCGATCACCAGCCCCGCGACGCCGGCCGCCTCGGCCGCCACCGTCAATACTTCGCCCCAATAGCCCGACACGAAGCCGCCGGTCGATACGACGAGCACGCTGCCGCGCGGCACCTGCTCCATCGCGATGTGGATCGACAGGTTGTCGCCCGGCGAACATTCGAGCGGATAGGCCGGCCCGGCGACCGACGCGCCCGACCATACCGTGCGAATGGCGGGATCGACCGAACTGGTCGTGAGACCCGACGCCTCGTAAAGCGTCGAGGTCCCGAGCGCGCGAGCCTGGTCGAGCAGGTCCGCGCCATAGGTGTTGATCGTGGACATCAGGCTTTCCTTTGCAGCGTGTGGTAGCCGAGCGCGGCGCGCGCTTCGCCGAGCGTCTTGCCGAGTGCGAGCTGTTCGCGAATACGCGATTCGGTTCCTTCGATCTGCCGAGCGACTTCGGCCACTTCGCGCGCACGGCCGCGCGGCACGATGACGACGCCGTTGGCATCCGCGACGACGATGTCGCGCGCCGCCACGCGCACGGTGCCGATCCCGACGGTGGCGTTCACCGCTTCGACCTGCACGCGATCCTTGCCGGTACGCATGAAACGCCCGGCCGTGAACAACGGGTAGTTGTCGCGCAGCGCCTTGTTCACGTCGCGGCACACGCCGTCGATCACGGTGCCCGCGATGCCGCGCAGCCCCGCGTACTGGGTCATGATGTCGCCCCATACGGTGCAGTCGGTGCGACCGTCGTTATCGATCACGACGACATCGCCTTCCGCAACGTCGTCGATGAAATCGCCGACGGTACCGGGCGGCACGCCGGCCGGCACGTACCTGACCGTGAACGCGGGGCCGACGACGACGTGCGGATAATCGGTCAGCGGCATGACACCCAGTGCCTGCCCGTGCAGAACCAGCTTGTCCATCGCGTCCGACACACCGGGCGTATCGAGGCCCGCGAACAGCGCGACCAGTTCCCGGTCTTCCGCTCGAGCCTTGCGCGGATTCGTCATATCCAGTACTCCAGGTAAATGATCGGC
Encoded proteins:
- a CDS encoding leucine-rich repeat-containing protein kinase family protein, coding for MTTTLEQLQAGQLSGARQLKLACGLTEFPREIFDLADTLEVLDLSGNALAALPDDLSRLHRLRILFASGNRFTAFPEVLGACAQLDMIGFKANRIRTVPHGSLPRALRWLILTDNEIDALPAEIGGCSRLQKLMLAGNRLRALPAEMAACRALELVRLSANRLDELPDWLPRLPRLAWLAYSGNPFSAAPEAAASAGPEVADVDWASLSCEQKLGEGASGVIYRAQWRADGHAPRAVAVKLFKGAVTSDGLPDCEMAACLHAGRHPNVIPVIGKVRGHPDGTHGLVMELVDPALANLAGPPSFATCTRDVYAADARFEPEEAVRIAHGIASAARHLHARGIMHGDLYAHNILHDGEGGALLGDFGAASFYDTSDARHGTRLERLEVRAFGHLLGELLAHCAPRPWSGASDLAALAAACVSEDIDTRPSFDGIVDALAAWKV
- a CDS encoding LysR family transcriptional regulator, with the translated sequence MELRHLRYFLAVAATSNFTKAAETLGIGQPPLSQQIKALESELGVELFKRTARGAELTLAGEVFAEEARRVLDDAERAARAARRAARGETGHLRVGFTGTAAFNSKVSDLIRRFREAFPDAELTLQEATSGVLLDELDAGRLDVAIVRPERRVAATLRVTDWDEEPMYVALPVAHRLAQRRRIDLAELADESFVQVPREAGSALFDDIVAACNAAGFEPRMAQPAPQIASAVTLVAAGLGVSVVPKAITQVQVAGVVYRPFAGNALRARLAIASRCDEPSAVVRNFLLLA
- a CDS encoding MFS transporter; the protein is MSSPSISRSMPGTQNAAPDALPAGVSPRSAAYKRIALALFLAGFSTFSLLYCVQPLLPAFAREFGLGAASSSLSLSLSTGMLAVSILCAGALSERVGRRGLMFASMTLAALFNVLAALSPNWNLLLVWRALEGFALGGVPAVAMAYLAEEIASDGLGFSMGLYVGGTAFGGMVGRIGMSALEEHFSWRTAMLTIGVVDLVAAVAFVMLLPQSRRFVKRTDLTLRHHLRLWNAQLRHARLPFVFAIGFLVMGAFVTIYNYAGFRLTAAPFNLSSTQCGLIFGAYLFGMVSSSSAGALADRVGRAPVLVSGILVFAAGLALTLSHSLVAIVVGIVLVTIGFFVAHAVASGWVGQLAGSAKGHAASLYLLAYYLGSSVLGSVGGSFWQHGAWASVAAYVAVLLALGLLAARRLARA
- a CDS encoding HpcH/HpaI aldolase/citrate lyase family protein is translated as MSSSSVWTPQSYLFVPGNRSERFPGALSSGADAVIVDLEDAVEPAAKDVARENVAAWASRSRPVLVRVNGRGTPWFEHDAMIGALDGIAGIVVPKAEGPDDIVEVVRRARRRIPIFPLIETARGMWSALEIAKAPCVARLMFGTLDFIADMGTDDPGAALNPYRTQLALVSRVAEIESPVDGVTADIHDTDRLSADTRNGKQHGFGAKLCIHPKQIAAVHACYGPGDHELDWAARVMDAVSRENGAVITIDGKMIDRPVVLRAQRLLALGSYRQQSCPE
- a CDS encoding MFS transporter produces the protein MQQQSIPYTSPSGDVGAARRIERRAALASVIGTTIEWYDFFIYGTAAALVFPKLFFAHGSADGLMASFATIFVGFVSRPLGGALFGHMGDRVGRKSTLVATLSLMGIATLAVGLLPTAETLGPLAAWLLVALRFLQGIGVGGEWGGAVLLSMESHTGKRRGFMASLPNIGVPLGLVVSVIVWSACSHWSGDALLDYGWRIPFLASGVLLLVGLLIRFGVPETPDFIEANKQADRSKGPLGEAIRTEWRAILLSALIRPSEQTAFYMLTTFAVLYGSKNLALGKEFILNAVLIAAVVACFALPFFGYIADRIGRARTYTAGAICMMLFAFPYFAMLNTRLPAAVVAGTVIIMVVHASMYGSQASFIAESFPAHIRYSGASLGYQGASIIAGGPAPMISLWLYETFHTVYAVAGYLAFMSFVSAVAALYLGRSNAQGSVGGSSLK
- a CDS encoding FAS1-like dehydratase domain-containing protein, with product MSTVDIGHLREWVGKSRTDHDILSSRHARLMAATLGWPQSDLVEGAALPPLWHWLYFLSGEPPIALGRDGHPARGGFLPPVTLPNRMWAGGQLEFHAPAPLDARVEKRSTVVSVDHKQGRSGELVFVKVLHELLHEGNRVLTEYHDIVYKGATGAGSAAANVEMPVAQRSRRIEPDSTMLFRYSALTFNGHRIHYDADYCREVEGYPNLVIHGPLNATWLAAFAEEVSGRPVKAFGYRGLKPSILGNALTLNAANDGDRLVLWVALPDGSVSMRAEATF
- a CDS encoding CaiB/BaiF CoA transferase family protein, coding for MNGIRNDASASRPLEGLVVVAIEQALAAPLCTGRLAEMGARVIKVERAEGDFARGYDDAANGQASYFVWTNRGKESIVLDFKNTEDAELLHRMLAGADVFVQNLAPGALARAGFGSDSLRERYPRLITCDISGYGTDNEASNLKAYDLLVQCESGLAGISGAPDACGRIGVSICDIGAGMNATIAVLSALALRERTGRGSGVSVSLFDGAADWMSIPYLHEVYGKGAPKRLGLKHPSIAPYGAFTTRDANDIVISIQNEREWQQFCVRFMRRPELGTDPRFASNTERVRHREALDRIIADAFATIDVDEALARLADSNTAYGQVRSVAQMARHPALRTWPMAVGGGALQMIAPAVQAPWDAGHFASAPGLGEHSELLRAEFSMARLGVVA